The Aspergillus luchuensis IFO 4308 DNA, chromosome 7, nearly complete sequence genome has a segment encoding these proteins:
- a CDS encoding aldehyde dehydrogenase family protein (COG:C;~EggNog:ENOG410PFYI;~InterPro:IPR015590,IPR044086,IPR029510,IPR016160, IPR016161,IPR016162,IPR016163;~PFAM:PF00171;~SMCOG1017:aldehyde dehydrogenase;~antiSMASH:Cluster_7.3;~go_function: GO:0016491 - oxidoreductase activity [Evidence IEA];~go_function: GO:0016620 - oxidoreductase activity, acting on the aldehyde or oxo group of donors, NAD or NADP as acceptor [Evidence IEA];~go_process: GO:0055114 - oxidation-reduction process [Evidence IEA]) — protein MSSSHSTTFTTFYNTINGTLRTSNTTYTSTNPATGTTLPEAPVASSADLDEAVVAANDAFVTWKSTTWKHRSELLAKLAALIAEHAPSLTDLLIAETGKPRFLAQAEIQIAQDTLLHFASLQPVEHTVLDENISKVVHTTFEPIGVVGAICPWNFPIAMPMNKLGPAIQAGNSIILKPSPFTPYTLPKICEIAQQLFPPGVIQCLGSSDDDESHKLGSLMTQHPGIGKISLTGSVSTGKKVMAACAGTLKRVTLELGGNDACIVCPDVKDIEHVAGEIVLSAFLNTGQVCVATKRVYIHEDVYGVVRDAIVKKVGEMKVGDGAAEDGVMVGPVQNRMQFEKVKGLVDEVKELGYEVLTTGEKYGFDGVGEGKQEGGYFLPLMVVDNPPRESRLVREEQFGPILPLLRWSSESEVVHWANDTPTGLSASVWSGDIARARRIAAQLDVGSVYINSTQKPSFQGLFGGHKESGIGVEFGQAGLLQYCNAKSTYISF, from the exons ATGTCTTCGTCTCACTCAACCACCTTCACCACATTctacaacaccatcaacggCACCCTCCGCACCTCAAACACCACCTACACCtcaaccaacccagcaacTGGCACCACACTGCCGGAAGCACCAGTAGCCAGCTCAGCGGATCTCGACGAAGCCGTCGTCGCAGCCAATGACGCCTTCGTCACCTGGAAAAGCACCACCTGGAAACACCGCAGCGAGCTCCTAGCGAAGCTAGCCGCCCTGATCGCCGAACACGCGCCATCATTAACCGATTTGTTGATTGCTGAGACAGGAAAACCG AGGTTCTTAGCGCAAGCAGAAATCCAAATTGCTCAAGATACTCTACTGCATTTCGCTTCACTTCAACCCGTTGAACATACCGTGCTTGATGAGAATATCTCCAAGGTAGTACATACGACCTTTGAGCCGATCGGTGTGGTGGGGGCTATCTGTCCTTGGAATT TCCCCATCGCCATGCCAATGAACAAACTTGGGCCCGCCATCCAAGCCGGAAACAGTATTATTCTCAAACCCTCCCCTTTCACACCCTACACGCTTCCCAAGATATGTGAAATCGCCCAACAGCTCTTCCCACCGGGAGTTATCCAATGCCTTGGCAgcagcgacgatgacgagtcGCACAAATTAGGAAGCTTGATGACGCAGCACCCGGGGATTGGGAAAATTTCCTTAACGGGGTCAGTGAGCACGGGGAAGAAAGTGATGGCTGCGTGTGCGGGGACGTTGAAGCGCGTGACGTTGGAATTAGGTGGGAATGATGCGTGTATTGTGTGTCCTGATGTGAAGGATATTGAGCATGTCGCGGGGGAGATAGTGCTCAGTGCGTTTTTGAATACGGGGCAGGTGTGTGTGGCGACGAAGAGGGTTTATATTCATGAGGATGTTTATGGGGTGGTGAGAGATGCGATTGTTAAGAAGGTGGGGGAGATGAAGGTCGGTGATGGTGCGGCTGAGGATGGGGTCATGGTTGGACCGGTGCAGAATCGGATGCAGTTTGAGAAGGTAAAGGGGTTGGTTGATGAGGTGAAGGAATTGGGATATGAGGTTTTGACGACTGGAGAGAAGTATGGCTTTGATGGAGTGGGTGAAGGTAAGCAGGAGGGGGGATATTTTCTACCCTTGATGGTGGTAGATAATCCGCCTAGGGAATCGAGACTTGTCCGTGAAGAGCAGTTT ggccccatcctcccccttctgCGATGGAGCTCGGAATCAGAAGTCGTCCACTGGGCCAATGATACCCCAACTGGACTGAGCGCGAGTGTCTGGTCCGGTGATATAGCGAGGGCTCGTCGAATTGCCGCCCAGTTGGATGTGGGTAGTGTCTACATCAACAGCACACAGAAACCAAGCTTTCAGGGTTTGTTTGGAGGACACAAGGAGAGTGGAATTGGCGTGGAATTTGGACAGGCGGGGTTGTTGCAATATTGCAACGCCAAGTCGAcctatatttctttttag
- a CDS encoding cytochrome P450 (COG:Q;~EggNog:ENOG410PMTB;~InterPro:IPR001128,IPR002401,IPR036396;~PFAM:PF00067;~SMCOG1034:cytochrome P450;~TransMembrane:1 (o28-50i);~antiSMASH:Cluster_7.3;~go_function: GO:0005506 - iron ion binding [Evidence IEA];~go_function: GO:0016705 - oxidoreductase activity, acting on paired donors, with incorporation or reduction of molecular oxygen [Evidence IEA];~go_function: GO:0020037 - heme binding [Evidence IEA];~go_process: GO:0055114 - oxidation-reduction process [Evidence IEA]), translating into MMISMEDGHVASAIAGLASLLPESFKDWAIFLTILGIALPCLWVVYSLTLHPLAKFPGPKWAAISQVFYCRMSMSGKIHLQLEELHRQYGDVVRIAPNELSFATASAWKDIYNTTGSGTFIKSTFYKVANFEASDIIGESDINEHARMRRLWAFGFSAKALIAHEELEQRYVDLLINQIQKFGSSPQGMNVVDWFNYLTFDIIGELVFGESFGATEKGTSAFWISVILGNMQAGAIIDVLRRFGMVLGFKKVFELLPFEKIKDMNRHTQVTREMAARRLARPKDDARTDFLSAMLENAGQGVISTEEVAAQGQNLVIAGSETTATTLSAATYFILKHPEVYAKMRDEIRSRFKDYSEITSSSVGQLPYFHAVLNETMRLYPPVPFGPPRISPGAYVDGHYIPKKTEVSVHAWTTNRDARYFSDPTRFDPERWLDPNMDDKSAFFPFLLGPRVCLGRNLAFIELRLVLAKVHFMFDCELVNDDVDLERESLNYILWQKPDINVRFVPRQT; encoded by the exons ATGATGATCAGCATGGAAGACGGACACGTCGCCAGCGCCATAGCCGGCTTGGCCTCGCTGCTCCCGGAATCGTTCAAAGATTGGGCTATTTTCCTAACAATATTG GGCATTGCCCTCCCCTGTCTTTGGGTTGTGTATTCTCTCACGTTGCACCCATTGGCAAAGTTTCCCGGACCAAAATGGGCGGCAATAAGCCAG GTATTCTACTGTCGCATGTCAATGAGTGGGAAAATACATCTCCAATTAGAGGAATTGCATCGTCAATATG GGGACGTAGTCCGGATCGCTCCTAACGAACTGTCTTTCGCCACGGCATCAGCCTGGAAAGATATCTATAACACCACTGGCAGCGGCACATTCATCAAATCTACTTTCTACAAAGTGGCCAATTTCGAAGCGTCCGATATTATTGGTGAATCGGACATCAACGAACACGCGCGGATGCGCAGACTCTGGGCGTTCGGGTTCTCAGCTAAGGCCTTGATCGCGCACGAGGAGCTTGAACAGCGATATGTGGATCTGCTGATCAACCAGATTCAAAAGTTCGGAAGCAGTCCGCAGGGCATGAACGTCGTGGATTGGTTCAATTACCTCACTTTTGATATCATCGGGGAGCTGGTCTTTGGAGAGTCCTTTGGGGCTACGGAGAAGGGGACTTCGGCATTCTGGATCAGTGTTATACTGGGGAATATGCAGGCGGGTGCGATCATTGATGTCTTGAGACGGTTTGGCATGGTGTTGGGGTTTAAGAAGGTGTTCGAACTTTTGCCTtttgagaagatcaaggacaTGAATCGGCATACGCAGGTCACAAGAGAAATGGCTGCAAG ACGTCTAGCGCGTCCCAAGGATGATGCGCGAACTGACTTTCTTTCTGCTATGCTGGAGAATGCTGGTCAGGGAGTAATATCGACTGAAGAGGTCGCAGCACAAGGGCAAAATTTGGT TATTGCTGGAAGTGAAACAACAGCGACAACTCTATCGGCAGCTACATATTTTATCCTTAAGCATCCCGAGGTCTACGCCAAAATGCGGGACGAGATCCGCTCGCGGTTCAAAGACTATAGTGAAATCACTTCCAGTTCTGTAGGCCAGCTGCCATACTTTCACGCCGTCCTCAACGAAACTATGAGACTATACCCCCCGGTGCCTTTTGGGCCACCACGGATTTCACCTGGGGCCTATGTAGATGGCCACTATATCCCTAAGAAG ACAGAGGTCTCAGTTCACGCATGGACCACCAACCGCGACGCCCGATATTTCAGTGACCCTACGAGATTTGATCCCGAAAGGTGGCTAGATCCTAACATGGACGATAAGTCAGCCTTCTTCCCATTTCTGCTGGGCCCACGAGTGTGCTTGGGACGAAA CCTAGCGTTTATTGAACTGCGGCTGGTCCTGGCCAAAGTCCACTTCATGTTCGACTGTGAGCTCGTCAACGACGATGTGGATCTCGAACGGGAGTCATTGAACTATATTCTTTGGCAGAAGCCGGACATCAATGTCCGGTTCGTGCCGAGACAAACTTGA
- a CDS encoding Zn(II)2Cys6 transcription factor domain-containing protein (InterPro:IPR036864,IPR001138;~PFAM:PF00172;~antiSMASH:Cluster_7.3;~go_function: GO:0000981 - DNA-binding transcription factor activity, RNA polymerase II-specific [Evidence IEA];~go_function: GO:0008270 - zinc ion binding [Evidence IEA];~go_process: GO:0006355 - regulation of transcription, DNA-templated [Evidence IEA]) produces the protein MFGTLSQDHSTQASYIVQVTDPPFQTDRNARTPHLACMPCRTKKLKCSGEKTGCQRCQVKNLSCVFPDQSASRSARKHRSKRSESAVSETSHHPTNSSASGRQGSPEPRNQQVQSPSQIHVGEEEMHEDVFLDLPDFYDTGLSSTPDAEDISRLEAPLGLSSGLPTGSLSTNLEDTLGHGSLFNINQDRNKPNFPGLPACIDLDTDILPAFSTSGVERVSISPSNQCHCPSQALALYERTQILYNRLDATPRSTINSLDARDTLHRSKEIIYQCENLTECALCRTQSHLAMILLSVSHQLIICLKRQCTTTSHHRLTD, from the exons ATGTTCGGGACGCTATCACAGGACCATTCTACCCAGGCCTCCTACATTGTCCAGGTCACCGATCCTCCCTTTCAGACAGACCGCAATGCAAGAACCCCTCATTTGGCCTGCATGCCCTGTCGTACCAAAAAG CTCAAGTGCTCGGGGGAAAAGACGGGCTGTCAACGATGTCAGGTGAAGAACCTGTCCTGCGTCTTTCCAGATCAATCCGCCTCGCGCTCCGCCAGGAAGCACCGCAGCAAGCGTTCCGAGTCCGCTGTATCAGAGACCTCCCATCATCCGACGAACAGCAGTGCCAGCGGCAGACAAGGCTCTCCAGAACCACGTAACCAGCAGGTACAATCGCCTAGTCAAATACATGtgggcgaggaagagatgcaCGAGGATGTATTTCTTGACCTACCCGATTTCTATGATACGGGCTTGTCCTCTACGCCGGACGCAGAGGATATATCCCGGTTAGAGGCGCCCCTGGGTCTGAGCAGTGGTCTACCAACCGGCTCTCTATCAACCAACCTGGAAGACACTCTCGGTCACGGGTCTCTATTCAACATCAATCAAG ACCGGAACAAGCCTAACTTCCCCGGGCTACCAGCCTGCATTGACCTCGACACCGACATCCTTCCTGCATTTTCAACATCAGGAGTAGAACGCGTCTCCATTTCCCCTTCCAACCAGTGCCACTGCCCAAGCCAAGCCCTCGCTCTCTACGAGCGCACTCAAATTCTATACAATCGGCTTGACGCAACACCTCGCTCGACGATAAACAGCCTTGACGCCCGGGATACCCTCCACCGAAGCAAGGAGATAATCTACCAATGTGAGAATCTAACGGAATGTGCTCTGTGCCGGACACAGTCTCACCTCGCTATGattctcctctccgtcaGCCACCAGTTGATCATCTGTCTTAAGCGCCAGTGCACCACCACAAGCCATCACCGGCTGACGGACTGA
- a CDS encoding Zn(II)2Cys6 transcription factor domain-containing protein (COG:S;~EggNog:ENOG410PZUD;~InterPro:IPR036864,IPR001138;~PFAM:PF00172;~TransMembrane:1 (o330-349i);~antiSMASH:Cluster_7.3;~go_function: GO:0000981 - DNA-binding transcription factor activity, RNA polymerase II-specific [Evidence IEA];~go_function: GO:0008270 - zinc ion binding [Evidence IEA];~go_process: GO:0006355 - regulation of transcription, DNA-templated [Evidence IEA]) yields MFGTLVSTQSESEPFISHVIRPPFESDRELKHLACLACRTKKLKCTGERTGCQRCLDRGLPCEYQEANSHRGRRPRGASLNNNKNNEEVEDSTDQSSASAAPKNSDGSRRASQSSEAAKAHIRYREDKEQDGRRSEGPGNLNGGTPHATSDLGEDGLDPELLTSMHGPATELGAEVQLSDIPMTPDDDLSSLLPDFGHTDFASNDVNQDLLFLSQLAASSTPELVNPSYPPNPSPAMPRLSSSMSRPGIPGMSQLASSPSIANLHMPSCTCLQSTLTLYESIRAVQWRAQCGASAGVSREMAHLILKACKLALNQCHRLIGCSSCKREPLFVMLLCSVCDQCLTCFEIFHDSHQRRLRSRSMTSSSNGSSFINASDARSEMDQLGEIVQLANLPFGDVPVLLDDEDDINMTCGLLATRVASMVHLLRLLGPIIDACGWRTHHDTFSGLQKRCQGLAYTLQTKSKAR; encoded by the exons ATGTTCGGGACATTAGTATCGACTCAATCGGAATCGGAGCCATTTATCTCCCATGTGATTAGACCACCGTTTGAGAGCGATCGCGAGTTGAAGCACTTGGCATGTTTGGCGTGTCGCACAAAGAAG CTGAAATGCACCGGAGAGCGAACGGGATGTCAGCGGTGTCTCGATCGAGGACTTCCTTGCGAGTACCAAGAAGCTAATTCTCATCGAGGTCGACGGCCTCGTGGGGCCAGcttgaacaacaacaagaataacgaagaagtcgaagatTCAACAGATCAGTCCTCCGCTTCTGCTGCACCGAAGAATTCGGACGGTTCGAGAAGAGCAAGTCAGTCATCGGAAGCAGCAAAAGCCCACATTAGGTACAGAGAAGACAAAGAgcaagatggaagaaggagtgAGGGGCCCGGTAATTTGAATGGAGGCACACCTCATGCCACATCGGACCTGGGCGAAGACGGATTGGACCCCGAGCTCTTGACCAGCATGCACGGGCCAGCAACAGAGTTAGGGGCCGAAGTGCAGCTTTCAGACATTCCCATGACACCCGATGATGATTTATCCAGCCTGCTACCTGACTTCGGCCATACAGACTTTGCCAGCAACGACGTCAACCAGGACTTACTCTTCCTCTCACAGCTGGCCGCCTCCAGTACGCCGGAGCTCGTGAACCCGTCGTATCCTCCCAACCCTAGTCCCGCCATGCCACgtctctcttcttcaatgTCCCGTCCAGGGATCCCGGGGATGTCCCAATTAGCCAGTAGCCCGAGCATCGCAAATCTGCACATGCCCTCGTGCACATGTCTCCAGTCTACCCTGACCCTCTACGAAAGTATCCGCGCCGTGCAGTGGCGTGCCCAATGCGGTGCCAGCGCGGGTGTTTCGCGTGAAATGGCTCACCTGATCCTTAAAGCCTGCAAGTTGGCCCTGAACCAGTGTCATCGGCTCATTGGCTGCTCCTCGTGCAAGCGTGAGCCACTGTTCGTGATGTTGCTCTGTTCTGTCTGCGACCAGTGTCTGACCTGTTTTGAGATCTTTCACGATTCGCACCAGAGGCGATTGCGAAGTAGGAGTATGACCTCCTCGTCGAACGGAAGCAGTTTCATCAATGCATCTGATGCGCGCTCGGAAATGGATCAGCTTGGGGAGATTGTGCAATTGGCCAATTTGCCGTTTGGTGATGTGCCGGTATTGttggatgacgaggatgatatCAACATGACTTGTGGCTTGTTGGCCACGCGGGTAGCCTCAATGGTGCACCTGCTGCGGTTATTGGGGCCGATAATTGATGCTTGTGGGTGGAGGACCCATCATGACACTTTCTCGGGGTTGCAGAAGCGGTGTCAGGGACTGGCGTATACATTGCAGACCAAATCTAAAGCCCGGTAG